Proteins encoded together in one Vulcanisaeta thermophila window:
- the trpA gene encoding tryptophan synthase subunit alpha yields the protein MGIRKPGLGTYITATYPDKESFPRVVECLVKHSDFLEVGIPTVNPKYDGPAIRRTHFQSSMKGLEAVMVGGYGEVPTILMGYVEDYVDKLPMVAQVAQEVNAVSVLFPDLIFEYLDLVDEYVKVMRSYGLMPSFFISSNTPHRIITRLVKYDPLFIYLGLYAATGIRLPLYIERNVREVRRLIGDVFLVAGFAINNPDMVRVVINAGADAVVVGTALLDKIHDQERCGEFLKWLRGGLQ from the coding sequence ATGGGTATAAGGAAACCGGGCCTCGGCACGTACATAACAGCCACATACCCAGATAAAGAATCCTTCCCAAGGGTTGTTGAGTGCTTGGTTAAGCACTCAGACTTCCTGGAGGTTGGCATACCCACGGTCAATCCCAAGTATGATGGGCCGGCCATCAGGAGGACACACTTCCAATCATCCATGAAGGGCCTCGAGGCAGTCATGGTGGGTGGGTATGGTGAGGTGCCCACGATACTCATGGGTTATGTTGAGGATTACGTGGATAAACTACCCATGGTTGCCCAGGTGGCCCAGGAGGTCAATGCTGTTTCCGTACTATTCCCAGACCTGATATTCGAATACCTGGACCTGGTTGATGAGTACGTAAAGGTCATGAGGAGTTATGGGCTCATGCCCTCATTCTTCATATCCAGCAACACACCGCATAGGATAATAACGAGGCTCGTTAAGTACGACCCACTCTTCATATACCTGGGTCTCTACGCAGCCACTGGCATTAGGTTACCGCTCTACATAGAGCGTAATGTGAGGGAGGTTAGGAGGCTCATTGGCGACGTATTTCTCGTGGCTGGCTTCGCAATAAATAACCCCGACATGGTTAGGGTCGTCATAAACGCCGGGGCTGACGCGGTTGTGGTGGGCACGGCACTCCTGGATAAAATACACGACCAGGAGAGGTGCGGTGAGTTCCTGAAGTGGCTCAGGGGTGGGCTTCAATGA
- the trpD gene encoding anthranilate phosphoribosyltransferase, with protein sequence MREYLERIARGLNLEFHEAYEIAKSMLQGVDEAIAAAILMGLRVRGEVSTEIAGFAKALRDHCVRIPISDELRGSFIDTAGTGGDGFGTMNVSTAAALVAAYLGARVVKHGNRSVSSTSGSADFLEALGFNINIPPERAAYMAMNHKFTFAFAPAYHPAMKNVMPVRRKLGVRTIFNLVGPLANPALITRQLLGVSDGVFMGKIAEAAEMLGFEHLVIVHGEPGIDEVSVFGRTQVMEVRRGNVEKYHIEPRDLGLGMHRVDDVRVSSPAESVERFRRAVTGLDKAARDFITANAAFALYIAGVVRDPRDGVEMVMANLNDGIWDYINTLARVSRS encoded by the coding sequence ATGAGGGAGTACCTGGAGAGAATAGCCAGGGGACTAAACCTGGAGTTCCACGAGGCTTATGAGATAGCCAAGTCCATGCTCCAGGGGGTTGACGAGGCCATAGCGGCGGCGATACTCATGGGCCTGAGGGTCAGGGGCGAGGTATCAACGGAGATAGCAGGCTTCGCAAAGGCCCTAAGGGATCACTGCGTTAGGATACCCATAAGTGATGAATTAAGGGGCTCCTTCATAGACACGGCTGGGACGGGCGGCGATGGCTTCGGCACAATGAACGTATCCACGGCAGCGGCCCTGGTGGCCGCGTACCTGGGGGCCAGGGTTGTTAAGCACGGGAACAGGAGCGTATCATCAACATCGGGCAGTGCGGACTTCCTAGAGGCCCTGGGCTTCAACATAAACATACCACCCGAGAGGGCCGCCTACATGGCTATGAACCACAAATTCACCTTCGCCTTCGCCCCAGCCTACCACCCAGCTATGAAGAACGTGATGCCCGTTAGGAGGAAGCTGGGGGTTAGGACAATATTCAACCTAGTGGGCCCGTTGGCGAACCCCGCATTAATAACGAGGCAACTACTGGGCGTCTCAGACGGGGTCTTCATGGGTAAGATTGCGGAGGCAGCGGAAATGCTGGGGTTCGAGCACCTGGTCATAGTTCACGGCGAACCAGGAATCGACGAGGTCTCGGTATTCGGTAGGACCCAGGTCATGGAGGTCAGGAGGGGCAACGTGGAGAAGTACCACATAGAGCCCAGGGACCTGGGCCTGGGAATGCACAGGGTGGATGACGTGAGGGTTTCAAGCCCCGCGGAGAGTGTTGAAAGGTTTAGGAGGGCCGTTACCGGGCTTGACAAGGCTGCCAGGGACTTCATAACCGCCAACGCCGCCTTCGCCCTCTACATAGCCGGTGTGGTCAGGGACCCAAGAGATGGCGTTGAGATGGTTATGGCGAACCTCAATGATGGTATTTGGGACTACATAAACACCCTGGCCAGGGTGAGCAGGTCATGA
- a CDS encoding ferrous iron transporter B gives MVKRIALLGPPNVGKSALFFALTGRYVKTANYPGTTLEINVGRIKWTDVEIVDLPGVFNPRNPRDEDEKLALDAVLKDSYDAVIVVGAPHALREALELAEIVSKHKPVAFVLNMSDIGKPEVDAKTLAAEMGIPVFYTSAVKRTGIAELVEFLKKWDPKGPTPVRPVEIPLRPTARVAGAIFSRPWAAALALFAISTATVFLLMAALEGVLPWGGQVPGLLPVLECYLDAVPELISSAGLSPLLTSFLVDGLWTGISALVGFLPYVLAALAIVVFYEETGIIGALTRAIESKLVALGVPGRGLLCLAVGGTCNVPALSITKVMWGRSNRLLTALLVPYVPCAARLSLFVAIATAALAERPYLVPFAAFIPYAVSALIILAASAIYSRALRARPRVEGLPPTPLMLPNWNIYAIKIWYYFKDFFKKAGLLIALLPSVLWPLTAFGPGGLAASPANSWMAIAGERLGAVLAPLGIPWQISASLIAGYIFKEVVWGFMEALGATALLPSLSLPSVLALLVFLAVYSACIATASSLVKLVGWRITLASLAIQLALGLAAAYVVYYAALII, from the coding sequence GTGGTCAAGAGGATAGCGCTCTTGGGCCCTCCCAACGTGGGGAAGTCGGCGTTGTTCTTCGCCCTCACTGGGCGATACGTCAAGACGGCGAATTACCCCGGCACGACCTTAGAGATAAACGTGGGCAGAATCAAGTGGACGGACGTGGAGATAGTGGATCTCCCAGGCGTGTTCAACCCGCGCAATCCCAGAGACGAGGACGAGAAGCTGGCGCTCGACGCGGTCCTCAAGGACTCATATGACGCTGTTATCGTAGTCGGCGCTCCGCACGCATTGAGGGAGGCGTTGGAGTTGGCCGAGATCGTGAGCAAACACAAGCCGGTGGCGTTTGTCTTGAACATGTCGGATATCGGAAAGCCCGAGGTGGACGCCAAGACCCTCGCCGCCGAGATGGGAATCCCCGTCTTCTACACGTCCGCCGTCAAGCGCACTGGCATTGCGGAGCTCGTCGAGTTCCTAAAGAAGTGGGATCCGAAGGGACCCACGCCCGTTAGGCCCGTCGAGATCCCCTTGAGGCCTACGGCTAGAGTGGCCGGCGCGATATTCTCGAGGCCTTGGGCCGCCGCCTTAGCCCTCTTCGCCATCTCCACGGCCACTGTGTTTTTATTGATGGCGGCCTTAGAGGGGGTCCTCCCTTGGGGAGGACAAGTGCCGGGCTTGCTCCCGGTGCTGGAGTGCTACCTCGACGCGGTCCCGGAGCTGATCTCCTCTGCGGGTCTTTCCCCCTTGCTTACGTCGTTTCTCGTCGACGGCCTTTGGACCGGCATATCGGCGTTGGTGGGCTTCTTGCCCTACGTGTTGGCGGCCTTAGCCATCGTGGTCTTTTATGAGGAGACGGGGATCATAGGCGCCTTGACGAGGGCCATCGAGTCCAAGCTGGTCGCGCTCGGCGTGCCGGGCAGAGGCCTCCTCTGCCTAGCCGTGGGCGGCACCTGCAACGTCCCAGCGCTCTCCATAACTAAGGTCATGTGGGGGAGGAGCAATAGGCTCTTGACGGCGCTCCTCGTGCCGTACGTGCCTTGCGCGGCTAGGCTCTCCTTGTTCGTGGCCATAGCGACGGCGGCGTTGGCCGAAAGGCCGTACCTAGTGCCCTTTGCCGCGTTCATCCCCTACGCGGTCTCGGCCCTTATCATACTGGCGGCCTCTGCCATATACAGTAGGGCCCTCCGCGCGAGGCCCCGCGTCGAGGGGCTCCCGCCGACCCCTCTGATGTTGCCCAACTGGAATATCTACGCGATCAAGATCTGGTACTACTTCAAGGACTTCTTCAAGAAGGCCGGCTTGTTAATAGCGCTTTTGCCGTCCGTTCTATGGCCCTTGACAGCGTTCGGGCCCGGCGGCCTCGCCGCGAGCCCGGCCAACTCGTGGATGGCGATAGCCGGCGAGCGCCTCGGCGCCGTTCTCGCACCTCTCGGCATACCGTGGCAGATCTCGGCGTCGCTTATAGCCGGCTATATCTTCAAGGAGGTCGTGTGGGGCTTTATGGAGGCCCTCGGCGCCACGGCGCTTCTGCCCAGCCTATCCCTGCCCTCTGTTCTCGCGTTGTTGGTGTTTTTGGCCGTCTACTCCGCCTGCATAGCGACGGCCTCGTCCTTGGTCAAGCTAGTGGGATGGCGCATAACGCTGGCCTCCCTGGCCATCCAGCTGGCGTTGGGCCTCGCAGCCGCCTACGTAGTATACTACGCCGCCTTAATAATTTAA
- a CDS encoding anthranilate synthase component II encodes MDITVIIDNYDSFVYNIAQYVGELGSRPLVFRNDEISIKALERIRPDRIIISPGPGTPLNPRDIGISRDVILHFKGRVPILGICMGHQTIGVAFGAGIRRARTIKHGKTSIIRIIKPSPIFQGIPNEIEGMRYHSLVIDNSPPELEVTAVSADDNEIMAIQHVEYPIFGVQFHPESVGTPMGKKILKNFLNL; translated from the coding sequence ATGGACATAACAGTCATAATAGATAACTACGACTCGTTCGTATACAACATAGCCCAGTACGTGGGGGAGCTCGGCAGTAGACCACTGGTCTTCAGGAATGATGAGATAAGCATAAAGGCCCTGGAGAGGATAAGGCCAGACAGGATAATAATATCACCAGGGCCAGGAACACCACTAAACCCAAGGGACATAGGCATATCCAGGGACGTAATACTACACTTCAAGGGCAGGGTACCCATACTGGGCATTTGCATGGGTCACCAAACCATAGGCGTGGCCTTCGGGGCCGGGATCAGGAGGGCAAGGACGATAAAGCACGGGAAAACAAGCATAATAAGGATAATAAAACCATCACCCATATTCCAGGGAATACCCAACGAAATAGAGGGAATGAGGTACCACAGCCTAGTAATCGACAACTCACCACCAGAACTAGAGGTCACCGCAGTCTCCGCAGACGACAACGAAATAATGGCAATACAACACGTGGAATACCCCATATTCGGAGTCCAATTCCACCCAGAAAGCGTGGGAACACCCATGGGCAAGAAAATACTAAAAAACTTCCTAAACCTATAA
- a CDS encoding indole-3-glycerol-phosphate synthase — MQDFLSHIGELTRMRINALRGGFRAPSLRRAIEGRNAEGFLALIGEYKRASPSGVIQLNIDPWTYFSRLRDYVAGFSVLVEPIYFLGSPHLVSIAVSFGKPVLYKDFVISREQVNEASGLGASAVLLITRLLGEGIGEFIDYSRRQGLEPLVEVDNLEDALRVLDLDRNVMLGINSRDLGNLSVSIARAVEIIRGVRSRADLIIAESGVNGVREALELARAGANAVLVGTALMKKPELAVELSGVRLA; from the coding sequence ATGCAGGACTTCCTGAGTCACATTGGGGAGTTGACGAGGATGAGGATTAATGCCCTGAGGGGCGGTTTCAGGGCGCCAAGCCTTAGGAGGGCCATTGAGGGTAGGAATGCCGAGGGGTTCCTGGCATTGATAGGTGAGTATAAGAGGGCGAGCCCCAGCGGTGTTATTCAATTAAATATTGACCCCTGGACCTACTTCTCAAGGCTCAGGGATTACGTGGCGGGCTTCAGCGTGCTTGTGGAGCCCATTTACTTCCTGGGAAGCCCACACCTGGTTAGTATTGCGGTATCCTTCGGTAAGCCCGTGCTTTATAAGGACTTCGTGATATCCAGGGAGCAGGTTAATGAGGCCTCGGGCCTCGGCGCCAGCGCGGTTCTCCTAATAACCAGGTTGTTGGGTGAGGGGATTGGGGAATTCATTGATTATAGTAGGAGGCAGGGGCTGGAGCCCCTGGTCGAGGTAGATAATCTCGAGGATGCCCTCAGGGTTTTGGATTTGGATAGGAATGTGATGCTGGGTATTAACTCCAGGGACTTAGGCAACCTCTCGGTGTCCATTGCGAGGGCTGTGGAGATAATTAGGGGTGTTAGGTCCAGGGCTGATTTGATAATTGCCGAGAGCGGTGTTAATGGCGTCAGGGAGGCCCTTGAGCTTGCCAGGGCCGGTGCCAACGCGGTACTCGTGGGCACGGCATTGATGAAAAAGCCTGAACTCGCGGTGGAATTAAGCGGTGTTAGGCTTGCTTAG
- a CDS encoding transketolase family protein, whose product MREALGLTLARLGEEIENLVVVTADVGESTRARYFGERFPSRYFNVGISEQDLIGVAAGLAIGGLIPVVTAYAMFMMRGFEQIRNSIGRMNLNVKLVATHAGLSDFADGPSHQALEDIALMRSLSNFVVVAPADAWDVERIIPRIVEYRGPVYVRIGRDYSPPITMDLDYQFRIGEVYPILDGSDIAIMGHGPVLYHAVNAAQNLRSMGISAAVYNVPTIKPLNEYEVTKIAQGFGSILVVEEHSPRGGLGSAIAEIVSGLSRVRVLGVDSYGHWGRGEDELIRFYGLDEEAITNEALKLLRNYV is encoded by the coding sequence ATGAGGGAGGCCCTTGGACTAACCCTGGCAAGGCTTGGTGAGGAGATTGAGAACCTGGTGGTGGTCACAGCAGACGTGGGTGAGTCCACGAGGGCCAGGTACTTCGGGGAGAGATTCCCAAGTAGGTACTTCAATGTGGGGATTTCGGAGCAGGACCTGATAGGAGTAGCCGCAGGCCTAGCCATTGGCGGCCTCATACCCGTGGTCACGGCGTACGCCATGTTCATGATGAGGGGGTTTGAGCAAATTAGGAATTCCATAGGCAGGATGAACCTAAATGTGAAGCTAGTGGCAACCCACGCAGGACTTAGCGACTTCGCGGATGGACCGAGCCACCAGGCCCTGGAGGACATAGCCCTAATGAGGAGCCTAAGCAACTTCGTGGTGGTGGCACCGGCGGATGCCTGGGATGTGGAGAGGATAATACCCAGGATTGTGGAGTACAGGGGCCCCGTCTACGTTAGGATCGGCCGTGACTACAGCCCGCCAATAACCATGGACCTGGACTACCAGTTCAGGATCGGCGAGGTTTACCCAATACTGGATGGTTCGGACATAGCCATAATGGGTCACGGCCCAGTGCTGTACCACGCAGTCAACGCCGCCCAGAACCTGAGGAGTATGGGTATAAGCGCGGCCGTTTACAACGTACCCACAATAAAGCCCCTCAACGAGTACGAGGTGACCAAGATAGCCCAGGGCTTTGGGAGCATACTCGTGGTTGAGGAGCACTCACCAAGGGGTGGTCTTGGGTCTGCAATTGCCGAGATAGTGAGTGGGCTGTCTAGGGTTAGGGTTTTGGGGGTTGATTCGTATGGTCACTGGGGCAGGGGTGAGGATGAGTTGATAAGGTTCTATGGGCTTGACGAGGAGGCCATAACCAACGAGGCCCTCAAACTCCTTAGGAACTACGTCTAA
- a CDS encoding anthranilate synthase component I family protein: protein MIKVPMDQVPRPRDLVQYLLSDHRYVALLESGPGFPDRARYTVVAWDAEEEVVVEWGDDLYGRLKDLVRDLGRFEDGELALGYLSYEAVINMEPYLKDLLPRPNWPLAQFFKPRNVVIYDNLLGRAYVRGEVPRVEPRRTDKFEVLGRVGGTSREAFISWVESALEDIRNGEVFQVVLSRYEDYKVVGDPMHLYTRLADLNPSPYMYIARFGGRYILGTSPELLVKVDGDRVETHPIAGTRPRGRDHIEDLKLEDELLSSIKDRAEHVMLVDLARNDLGKVCRFGTVRVKELYALEKYQSVQHLVSRVEGILERGYDIVDALFATFPAGTVSGAPKPRAMELIAKYEGEARGPYAGAIGVVHGGGGEFAITIRSMFISNGIARIQAGAGIVYDSKPELEFLETEHKLGSLKAVMGVWT from the coding sequence ATGATTAAGGTGCCCATGGACCAGGTACCAAGGCCCAGGGACTTGGTACAGTACCTCCTAAGCGATCACAGGTACGTGGCACTCCTAGAGAGTGGGCCTGGCTTCCCAGACAGGGCAAGGTACACCGTGGTTGCCTGGGATGCCGAGGAGGAGGTCGTGGTTGAGTGGGGCGATGACCTATACGGGAGGCTTAAGGACCTGGTCAGGGATTTAGGTAGGTTTGAGGATGGCGAGTTAGCCCTGGGCTACCTATCCTACGAGGCGGTCATAAACATGGAGCCATACCTCAAGGACCTACTACCAAGACCCAACTGGCCCCTTGCCCAATTCTTCAAGCCAAGGAACGTGGTCATATACGACAACCTCCTGGGCAGGGCCTACGTGAGGGGTGAAGTACCGAGGGTGGAGCCCAGGCGCACAGATAAATTCGAGGTTCTGGGTAGGGTGGGTGGAACGAGCAGGGAGGCCTTCATATCCTGGGTTGAGTCGGCGCTGGAGGATATAAGGAATGGTGAGGTGTTCCAGGTGGTACTGTCCAGGTACGAGGATTATAAAGTGGTTGGGGACCCAATGCACCTCTACACGAGGCTTGCGGACCTAAACCCATCACCGTACATGTACATAGCAAGGTTTGGGGGCAGGTACATACTGGGCACAAGCCCAGAACTCCTGGTGAAGGTCGATGGGGACAGGGTGGAGACACACCCAATAGCCGGCACAAGGCCCAGGGGTAGGGACCACATTGAGGATTTGAAGCTTGAGGATGAATTACTCTCGAGCATTAAGGATAGGGCTGAGCACGTGATGCTCGTGGACCTGGCAAGGAACGACCTGGGCAAGGTCTGCAGGTTCGGCACGGTCAGGGTTAAGGAGTTATACGCACTGGAGAAGTACCAAAGCGTCCAACACCTGGTCTCCAGGGTTGAGGGAATACTGGAGCGTGGGTACGACATTGTGGATGCGTTATTCGCCACATTCCCAGCGGGCACTGTGAGCGGCGCCCCAAAGCCCAGGGCCATGGAGTTAATAGCCAAGTACGAGGGAGAGGCCAGGGGACCATACGCAGGGGCCATTGGCGTGGTGCATGGGGGTGGTGGGGAGTTCGCAATAACCATCAGGTCCATGTTCATAAGCAATGGCATCGCCAGGATACAGGCCGGCGCAGGCATTGTCTACGACTCAAAGCCAGAACTAGAATTCCTCGAGACAGAGCACAAGCTGGGTAGTCTCAAGGCGGTGATGGGGGTATGGACATAA
- a CDS encoding phosphoribosylanthranilate isomerase, producing MTLLKICGVTNVRDAQWVIGYADYVGVIVASSIKTPRLVDEGTAREILRVVGRERAVAVIEGLKPQQAARYASELGFSLVQYHNHVSREDLRVFGDYGIRVIPVITYNGQCSLGKAIPPLLSLENVEYVLIDAPKVGFRMYEHGLKIPLSIISEASSMGRVGIAGGINPDNASLVMRYRPYLIDVSSGVERTPGIKDEELVRRLHRVVKG from the coding sequence ATGACACTGCTCAAGATATGCGGGGTAACGAACGTGAGGGATGCCCAGTGGGTTATTGGGTATGCGGATTACGTGGGCGTCATAGTGGCATCCAGCATTAAGACCCCGAGGCTCGTTGATGAGGGCACGGCAAGGGAAATACTGAGGGTGGTGGGTAGGGAGAGGGCCGTGGCAGTCATTGAGGGGTTGAAGCCCCAGCAAGCCGCTAGGTACGCCAGTGAGTTGGGATTCTCCCTGGTTCAGTACCATAACCACGTATCCAGGGAGGATCTCAGGGTCTTTGGGGATTACGGTATTAGGGTGATACCAGTCATCACATACAACGGGCAGTGCTCACTGGGCAAGGCAATACCACCACTCCTAAGTCTCGAAAACGTAGAGTACGTACTCATCGACGCGCCCAAGGTGGGCTTTAGGATGTATGAGCACGGCCTCAAGATACCCCTAAGCATAATCAGCGAGGCATCGTCAATGGGCAGGGTGGGGATCGCCGGAGGAATAAACCCAGACAACGCGAGCCTAGTCATGAGGTACAGGCCCTACCTAATAGATGTTAGCTCCGGAGTCGAAAGAACACCGGGAATTAAGGATGAGGAGTTGGTGAGGAGGCTCCACAGGGTGGTTAAGGGATGA
- a CDS encoding 3-phosphoshikimate 1-carboxyvinyltransferase has translation MGKLVTRGFELRRREIKAPPSKAFTLRYLLASGLSKSWVTIKGLNWGSDTWAMVNGIKPISDLEIRRDLVRVRRAIDAEPLRVVDVGESGFTLRTLTGVYSGIKGMTYLIPRGSLTTRPMEPLITALRGLGVDVESVGGVVRVRGGELSGGYVSLSGSVSSQFISSLMYLAPLTTGGIEISIRPPIKSKPYIDATAKVLREFGINVEINGNTVFINGAQEFRPPSTEIVIPGDYALAAFYMVLAVLLGFDLEINGLSREYAVEGEYSFINYAREMGVEFLEHGDKVLVLGSRTSELKSVSVDLSDSPDIAMPLALLMARARGTSRITGIEHLAHKESNRLRSMAQVLKCVGANVSVNEEVGVLEINGVGEFRGGCEVGSQGDHRIVMMATIAGLASREPITVVNWEDVLKSWTTFPWDLQELGARIELTN, from the coding sequence ATGGGTAAGCTGGTTACAAGGGGCTTTGAACTTAGGAGGAGGGAGATTAAGGCGCCACCATCCAAGGCATTCACCCTGAGGTACCTACTGGCATCGGGGCTTTCCAAGTCCTGGGTAACAATTAAGGGGTTGAATTGGGGCTCGGACACCTGGGCCATGGTAAACGGCATAAAACCCATAAGCGACCTGGAAATAAGAAGGGACCTGGTAAGGGTTAGGAGGGCAATTGATGCGGAGCCCCTGAGGGTGGTGGACGTTGGCGAGAGTGGATTCACCCTGAGAACCCTCACTGGGGTTTACTCGGGAATTAAGGGCATGACCTACCTAATACCCAGGGGCTCACTGACCACGAGGCCCATGGAACCCCTAATAACGGCACTGAGGGGTTTGGGCGTTGATGTTGAGAGTGTTGGCGGTGTGGTTAGGGTGAGGGGTGGGGAGTTAAGTGGTGGTTATGTTTCGCTTAGTGGTTCCGTGAGTTCCCAGTTCATTTCATCCCTGATGTACCTGGCACCACTCACCACTGGGGGAATTGAAATAAGCATAAGGCCGCCCATTAAGTCAAAACCCTACATAGACGCCACGGCCAAGGTCCTGAGGGAATTCGGCATTAATGTGGAGATTAACGGAAACACCGTATTCATAAACGGAGCCCAGGAATTCAGGCCGCCAAGCACGGAGATAGTGATCCCAGGGGATTACGCATTGGCGGCATTCTACATGGTACTAGCGGTACTGCTAGGGTTTGACCTGGAAATCAATGGGTTATCGAGGGAGTACGCGGTGGAGGGTGAGTACTCATTCATTAATTACGCTAGGGAGATGGGTGTGGAATTCCTGGAGCATGGTGATAAGGTCCTAGTCCTGGGCTCTAGGACGAGCGAGTTGAAATCAGTCTCTGTGGATCTCTCGGACTCCCCAGACATAGCCATGCCACTGGCACTACTCATGGCGAGGGCCCGCGGAACCTCTAGAATCACAGGGATCGAGCACCTAGCCCATAAGGAGAGCAATAGGCTTAGGTCCATGGCGCAGGTGCTCAAGTGCGTGGGTGCCAATGTGAGTGTTAATGAGGAGGTTGGTGTTTTAGAGATAAATGGTGTTGGTGAGTTCAGGGGAGGATGCGAGGTGGGTTCGCAGGGTGATCATAGGATTGTGATGATGGCCACAATAGCCGGGTTGGCATCCAGGGAGCCCATCACCGTGGTTAATTGGGAGGATGTCCTAAAATCCTGGACCACATTCCCCTGGGACTTACAGGAGCTTGGGGCGCGGATTGAATTAACCAATTAA
- a CDS encoding TrpB-like pyridoxal phosphate-dependent enzyme, with translation MNVPHYWYNINVDLPKPLPPPIDPYEGDSRIALLMRIMPSELLDQEFTALRYVPIPEEVRELYARMGRPTPLREAVGLERALGNGVRIYYKFEGALPTGSHKLNTAIPQVYYAIRDGAKEVVTETGAGQWGLAVSLAAALLGVKATIFMTRNSYMNKKQRVLFMRVYGADVYPSPSEVTKYGIEALRSRPDHPGSLGLAITEAIEFTLMGEGRKYIPGSVLGFVVLHQTVIGQEVLQQLPEEPDLVVGCVGGGSNFSGFSFPMMGMKLRGEGFEKTRFLAVESTAAPKLTKGRYTYDFPDTGGLLPMIKMLTLGHDYVPPPTHAAGLRYHGAAPSLSLLIKEGYVETRAYEQEEVLRAARLFARTEGIIPAPESAHAIKAVIDEARRMPKGSVIVFNLSGHGLLDPDAYEHEVV, from the coding sequence ATGAACGTGCCCCACTACTGGTACAACATAAACGTGGACCTACCAAAACCACTACCACCACCCATTGATCCCTACGAGGGCGATTCCAGGATTGCCCTACTCATGAGGATAATGCCCAGTGAGTTGTTGGATCAGGAGTTCACGGCGTTGAGGTACGTACCCATACCAGAGGAGGTCAGGGAGCTCTATGCAAGGATGGGTAGACCCACACCCCTCAGGGAAGCTGTGGGGCTGGAGAGGGCCCTGGGCAATGGCGTTAGGATTTACTATAAGTTCGAGGGCGCACTACCCACTGGATCACACAAACTTAACACGGCAATCCCACAGGTTTACTACGCGATTAGGGATGGCGCCAAGGAGGTGGTTACCGAGACGGGCGCTGGGCAGTGGGGCCTGGCGGTCTCGCTAGCCGCCGCGCTGCTTGGGGTTAAGGCCACGATCTTCATGACCAGGAACTCATACATGAATAAGAAACAGAGGGTCCTATTCATGAGGGTTTACGGGGCGGATGTGTACCCAAGCCCCAGTGAGGTTACTAAGTACGGTATTGAGGCCCTGAGGTCAAGGCCGGACCACCCAGGGAGCCTTGGGCTTGCGATTACTGAGGCCATAGAGTTCACGCTAATGGGTGAGGGTAGGAAGTACATACCAGGGAGTGTCCTGGGCTTCGTGGTGCTTCACCAAACCGTGATCGGTCAGGAGGTACTCCAACAACTCCCAGAGGAGCCCGACCTAGTGGTGGGCTGTGTTGGTGGTGGCTCGAACTTCAGCGGTTTCAGTTTCCCAATGATGGGAATGAAACTCAGGGGGGAGGGTTTCGAAAAGACGAGGTTCCTGGCCGTGGAATCCACGGCGGCGCCCAAACTAACCAAGGGCAGGTACACATACGACTTCCCAGACACAGGGGGTTTACTACCGATGATCAAGATGTTGACCCTGGGCCACGACTACGTACCACCACCAACCCACGCAGCTGGGCTTAGGTACCACGGGGCGGCGCCAAGCCTATCATTACTGATTAAGGAGGGTTACGTGGAGACCAGGGCTTACGAGCAGGAGGAGGTCCTCAGGGCAGCCAGGCTCTTCGCGAGGACTGAGGGCATAATACCAGCCCCCGAGTCAGCCCACGCTATCAAGGCCGTGATTGACGAGGCCAGGAGGATGCCCAAGGGCTCGGTCATAGTATTCAACCTGTCGGGCCACGGGCTCCTGGACCCAGACGCCTACGAGCACGAGGTGGTCTGA
- a CDS encoding 2-oxoacid:acceptor oxidoreductase family protein, with the protein MPEISGIIFYGRSGDELLKTVESLAQYLIKQGFYVMVYPEYDPERRETIAKVHMRILDSKAHGRGPIKEPDVVVVTDHRLLDTHADEVMSARKYVIINAPSRDIAMKVSGAGKRVIYVNTSRYGRVGRNDVVTAMLGAVLRVMGIEDMDWLRSNSTLAKLTYNDAEIL; encoded by the coding sequence ATGCCGGAGATAAGTGGAATTATCTTCTACGGGCGGAGCGGGGATGAGTTATTAAAAACCGTGGAATCCCTGGCACAGTACCTCATAAAGCAGGGGTTCTACGTGATGGTATACCCAGAGTACGATCCCGAGAGGAGGGAAACCATTGCTAAGGTGCACATGAGGATCCTGGACTCAAAGGCACATGGTAGGGGCCCCATTAAGGAGCCCGACGTGGTTGTGGTGACTGACCACAGGCTACTTGACACACATGCGGATGAGGTTATGAGTGCCAGGAAGTACGTAATAATAAATGCACCGAGTAGGGATATAGCCATGAAGGTTTCAGGGGCAGGTAAGCGTGTTATTTACGTAAACACCAGCAGGTATGGTAGGGTGGGTAGGAACGATGTAGTGACTGCAATGCTTGGTGCAGTCCTTAGGGTGATGGGCATTGAGGACATGGACTGGCTTAGGAGTAATTCAACCCTCGCAAAGCTTACCTATAATGATGCGGAAATACTCTAA